GACGTACTGGATGTCGAAATCGACGCCGCCGGTGTAAGCGACCACGCAGCCCGTGTCGATCATCAGCGATTCGCCCGCTTTCAACTCACGGCGCACCACGGTGCCACCGGCATGCACGAACGCCAGCCCGTCGCCTTCGAGCTTCTGCATGATGAAGCCCTCGCCACCAAAAAAGCCTGTGCCCAGGCGCTGCTGTAGCGCAATGCCCAGGGAAACGCCCCGGGCAGCACACAGGAACGAGTCCTTCTGACAAATCAAGGTACCGCCCAGTTCACGCAGGTCCATCGGGACGATCTTGCCCGGATAGGGGGCCGCAAATGCCACGCGGCGCTTGCCCTGCCCCTGGTTGGTGTAGATGGTGGTGAACAGGCTCTCGCCAGTGATGAGCCGCTTGCCAGCCCCCAGCAATTTGCCGAACAGTCCACCGGTTTGCTGAGAGCCGTCACCGAACACGGTGTCCATGGTGATGCCCATGTCCATGAACATCATGCTGCCAGCCTCACCGATGGCTGCTTCGCCGGGGTCGAGTTCGACCTCGACAAACTGCATCTCGGCGCCCTTGATTTCGTAATCCACCACATCCATGGCCATGGCCTTGCTGCTCCTTCAACTGGG
This genomic window from Aquabacterium sp. A3 contains:
- a CDS encoding TIGR00266 family protein, with protein sequence MAMDVVDYEIKGAEMQFVEVELDPGEAAIGEAGSMMFMDMGITMDTVFGDGSQQTGGLFGKLLGAGKRLITGESLFTTIYTNQGQGKRRVAFAAPYPGKIVPMDLRELGGTLICQKDSFLCAARGVSLGIALQQRLGTGFFGGEGFIMQKLEGDGLAFVHAGGTVVRRELKAGESLMIDTGCVVAYTGGVDFDIQYVGKVKTALFGGEGLFLARLTGPGHVWLQSLPFSRLASRIFAAAPQTGGGTREQGGLLTGVAGGGLLGGLLGGDQE